A genomic region of Oryza glaberrima chromosome 1, OglaRS2, whole genome shotgun sequence contains the following coding sequences:
- the LOC127760529 gene encoding potassium transporter 5 yields MTEPLHTSSNGGAERGPNAAFESEKTLQTTTRLQRFDSLHMEAGKIPGGQSHTAKVGWATTLHLAFQSIGVVYGDMGTSPLYVFSSTFTNGIKDTNDILGVMSLIIYTVVLLPLIKYCFIVLRANDNGDGGTFALYSLISRYARISLIPNQQAEDAMVSHYKLESPSNRVKRAHWIKEKMENSPNFKIILFLVTILATSMVIGDGVLTPCISVLSAVGGIKESAKSLTQGQIAGIAIAILIVLFLVQRFGTDKVGYSFGPIILTWFIFIAGTGVYNLFKHDTGVLKAFNPKYIVDYFERNGKQGWISLGGVILCITGTEAMFADLGHFNVRAIQIGFSVVLLPSVLLAYIGQAAYLRIYPEHVADTFYKSIPDPLYWPTFVVAVAAAIIASQAMISGAFAIIAQSQILGCFPRVRVIHTSTKFHGQVYIPEINYVLMVLCVAVTAIFQTTDKIGNAYGIAVVFVMFITTLLVTLVMVMIWKTSLLWIALFPVIFGGAELIYLSSAFYKFTQGGYLPLVFSAILMFIMATWHYVHVHRYKYELRNKVSNNYVAELAVKQNLARLPGIGFLYSELVQGIPPILPHLVEKVPSIHSVLVIISIKYLPISKIETKERFLFRYVEPKEYRVFRCVVRYGYNDKVEDPAEFESLVIENLKQFIHEESLYSQSSHSLEGESIKEIGGVTDPTSEVQDAMSSRNNLDQHTTEPRNGCMDEIQSIHKEMGNGVVHLLGETNVVAEPNADFLKKIIVDYVYNFIRKNFRQPEKITCVPHNRLLRVGMTYEI; encoded by the exons ATGACCGAGCCTCTGCACACAAGCAGCAATGGAGGCGCTGAAAGGGGTCCAAACGCTGCATTTGAATCGGAGAAGACGCTGCAAACAACAACAAGGTTGCAGAGATTTGATTCACTGCACATGGAAGCTGGAAAGATTCCAGGTGGCCAAAGCCATACAGCCAAG GTTGGATGGGCGACCACACTACACTTGGCCTTCCAGAGCATAGGCGTGGTTTATGGGGACATGGGGACTTCTCCCCTCTATGTGTTCTCCAGCACCTTTACCAACGGGATCAAGGACACCAATGACATCCTTGGTGTTATGTCTCTGATTATCTACACTGTGGTTCTCCTCCCATTAATAAAATACTGCTTCATTGTTTTAAGAGCAAATGACAATGGCGATG GTGGAACATTTgcactttattccttgatatcTCGGTATGCTAGGATTAGCTTGATACCCAATCAGCAGGCAGAAGATGCAATGGTCTCACACTACAAGTTAGAGTCCCCCTCAAATCGCGTCAAGCGGGCTCATTGGATTAAGGAAAAGATGGAAAACAGTCCAAATTTTAAGATCATACTTTTCCTAGTAACAATTCTGGCAACATCTATGGTGATTGGTGACGGCGTACTAACTCCATGTATTTCAG TGCTTAGCGCTGTTGGGGGGATCAAGGAATCAGCAAAGTCCCTGACTCAAG GACAAATTGCTGGCATCGCAATTGCTATTCTGATTGTCCTCTTCCTTGTTCAGCGTTTTGGCACGGACAAAGTTGGTTACTCATTTGGCCCTATAATCTTGACATGGTTTATCTTTATTGCTGGTACTGGAGTTTATAATCTGTTCAAACATGATACTGGTGTTCTAAAAGCATTCAATCCCAAATACATTGTGGACTATTTTGAAAGAAATGGGAAGCAAGGCTGGATTTCCCTTGGAGGTGTTATATTATGCATTACAG GGACAGAAGCAATGTTTGCTGACCTTGGTCACTTCAATGTGAGAGCCATTCAG ATTGGCTTTTCTGTAGTTCTCCTTCCTTCAGTACTACTGGCATACATTGGACAAGCTGCATATCTTCGCATCTATCCAGAACACGTTGCAGATACATTCTACAAATCAATTCCAG ACCCATTATATTGGCCAACATTTGTGGTGGCAGTCGCAGCTGCCATAATTGCAAGCCAGGCTATGATATCTGGTGCATTCGCAATCATTGCTCAGTCCCAAATTCTAGGTTGTTTTCCACGAGTTCGTGTGATCCACACCTCAACGAAGTTTCATGGGCAAGTGTACATTCCAGAGATCAATTATGTATTGATGGTTTTATGTGTAGCTGTTACAGCTATTTTCCAAACTACAGACAAGATCGGCAATGCATACG GTATTGCTGTTGTCTTTGTGATGTTTATAACAACACTACTAGTCACTCTAGTGATGGTCATGATATGGAAGACAAGTCTTTTGTGGATTGCACTCTTTCCAGTAATATTTGGTGGTGCAGAGCTCATATACTTATCTTCAGCATTCTACAAGTTTACTCAAGGTGGATACTTGCCACTAGTTTTTTCAGCCATTTTGATGTTTATAATGGCCACATGGCATTATGTTCACGTTCATCGGTACAAATATGAGCTCCGGAACAAAGTATCAAACAATTATGTGGCAGAGTTGGCAGTAAAGCAAAATCTTGCCAGGCTGCCAGGAATAGGTTTTCTATACTCTGAACTTGTGCAAGGCATCCCACCCATACTTCCTCATTTGGTGGAAAAAGTACCTTCCATTCATTCAGTACTTGTGATTATCTCCATAAAGTACTTACCGATCAGCAAGATAGAAACAAAGGAACGGTTTCTCTTCCGATATGTGGAGCCAAAAGAATACAGGGTATTCCGATGTGTGGTGCGCTATGGATACAATGATAAAGTAGAAGATCCAGCAGAATTTGAGAGCTTAGTTATTGAAAACTTGAAGCAATTCATCCACGAGGAATCCCTCTACAGCCAAAGTAGTCATTCCCTTGAAGGAGaatcaataaaagaaataggaggtGTAACGGATCCTACCTCTGAAGTTCAAGATGCAATGTCGTCCAGAAACAATTTAGACCAACACACGACGGAACCAAGAAATGGATGCATGGATGAGATACAGTCAATTCACAAAGAGATGGGGAATGGTGTAGTCCATCTGCTGGGAGAAACTAATGTGGTGGCAGAACCAAACGCCGATTTCCTTAAGAAAATAATAGTTGATTATGTCTACAATTTCATTAGGAAGAACTTCAGGCAACCAGAGAAGATCACATGTGTTCCCCATAATAGACTGTTGCGGGTAGGAATGACGTACGAGATCTAG
- the LOC127756176 gene encoding uncharacterized protein LOC127756176 — translation MEVESAARRMWGYLRAVFFMVRKGVISKRRLLLGMQLAMRLKRRNRAVARSVASLLSHHHGGGGGGALRRRREYEFSCSNSPDVVHGGAASRRRLAYFPCLGAEDDVVDAGASATAAAALQRIEYYGYAAAAASSPAPSSPGFMVRDELLAPGDECSTPGLSPLLGTTGGYSVRVSNYSSEEEEDGDYGHADGGGGEEAVDDEAEEFIRRFYEQLRRQNHVALLPYMTESAA, via the coding sequence ATGGAGGtggagtcggcggcgaggaggatgtggggatacCTGCGGGCGGTGTTCTTCATGGTGAGGAAAGGGGTGATCTCCAAGCGGAGGCTGCTGCTCGGCATGCAGCTCGCCATGCGGCTCAAGCGCCGGAACCGCGCCGTCGCGCGCTCGGTGGCCAgcctcctctcccaccaccacggcggcggcgggggcggcgcgctgcgccggcggcgggagtaCGAGTTCTCGTGCAGCAACAGCCCCGACGTCGTGCATGGAGGTGcggcgtcgaggcggcggcTCGCCTACTTCCCTTGCCTCGGCGCGGAGGacgacgtcgtcgacgccggcgcgagcgcgacggcggcggcggcgttgcagAGGATCGAGTACTATGgatacgccgccgccgcggcgtcctccccggcgccgtcctcgccggGGTTCATGGTGCGGGATGAGCTGCTCGCACCGGGGGACGAGTGCAGCACGCCGGGGCTCTCGCCGCTGCTAGGCACCACCGGCGGCTACTCCGTGCGGGTCTCCAACTactcgtcggaggaggaggaggacggcgactacggccacgccgacggcggcggcggcgaagaggccgtggacgacgaggcggaggagtTCATCAGGCGCTTCTACGAGCAGCTGCGCCGCCAGAACCACGTCGCGCTGCTCCCCTACATGACGGAATCCGCCGCGTGA